The nucleotide sequence AACAGAGCAGCGCCTTGAGTAGTCATAGATGAAATGGCAACTCTTGATGTTCCCATTTtcggtgttgtttttgtttttgtaatgcagCAGTAAGTGGTACACCCAATGCATCGCAATGCTTAAAAATGTACTGGTAAGCAAATTTCATTCCCGCATAAACTCAGGTAGTTCAGTGTCTCTCAGTTTGGAAGCAAAAAATGGAACCATCTAAAAATAAAGTGGTTTCTACATATTCCAGGAAATCTGTAGAGACACATTTGTATGAACGTTTTTCAAAACCAGCCCTGGGTTgattggtgggggggaggggagtgaacCCCAGTAAACCAAAACCAACAAAAAGTGTGGTTTAATATACACACAAATATCTCTACCCTCCTCCTTCTGCCTGGTTCACACACGCTTGCACACCCTTAGAACTTCACACAAGGAAAATAGTTTGTTCTGAGGTCCACTGTATCTCTGTAACAACATGATCTAGAGCTAATATCCAGTTCAGTACCTTTTTCTATCCCCTCGCCGCGAGCAAAGTTCATGCCATGGATTTTCAGAAGAAATGATCTGGGACGTCCACCCCAATATATGATTGCTTGATCTtttcttgcttttctctctctcatccaaTTCTTGCCAGTTCAATGTTAGCTTTGCCCGATACTGCTTTGTGGCGAAGAActgaaatattttgtttgtttgtttgtttccttggagACCTGAAGGCCAAACTGTAAAGCGATTTTTCGTAACCGTTGGAGGGCTTCAAGTCCGCAAATCGATAGTTACAGGAAAATGCAGCCTTTTGAGCTGAGATATGAATTACGAAAAAAGCTAAAACGGTAGCTTGATATAGGGATGAATCTATGTAATTACATTGTTTGTTAGACTGGCGGGAGTGCGTGGGCTTTTATCCCTTTTAGTTTTAAGGTGCAGGTGTGTGTTTGGGCATTTAAAAGAATGGGGGAGCTGTATGTTATGGATTATGTAGCCTGTGGCAGAAAGCTCATGCTCTGTTGCTCTGCTCCCCACCTCAGTAGAACAGAACTAAAAACACACCAAGGCTCAGGATTCACTAGCATGGCACAGTCTGAAGCTTGGACTCAGCTTGCAGTATATTTGCCAGCAAGGCTGGCCATTGCTGAATATAAACATCCTCTTTGGCCTGTGCATATGAGTTATGTGATAACATAAAACAATTTCTCCTCAACAAGATTACGTCTTAAGTGTCCACTCTATGCAACATTACACTCTGCAGTTTGAAACGGGACTAGTGATTGAGCCCATTAGCGCTGTGATGGAAGTGACGAATAGCCTGATGCGATAAACTGACCTGTGGCGCGAACGCTGTGGGCAGAACACCCAGTCAAGTAGGGTGGCCAGGCCTGTCCCCTTTCTATGCACATTTCGGGAGGGAAAAATAAGGCTATGCTCAGCTTTGCATCGGGGCCAGGTGACAGAAGATGGACCAGGTGTCTGATAaagttctctttctttctttcactgaaGCATCTCTTCTCTCTCATTTCAGATTATTCTGCAATGACTGCAGCAAGATACAGACCTACTTGGGACTTGGTGCTCGATCCTCTCATGTCGTGCAAACTCTGCCTTGGAGAATTTCCAGTGGAGCAGATGACAACAATCGCACAATGCCAGTGCATCTTCTGTACTTTGGTTAGTAAGCTTCAAACAATGTATGCGCCTCGGCTGGAATCGGTTCTGTTGTCCACACCACACCCGCCAAGATGTGTGCAAAGCCAACGAAAGTTATGCTTGAGGATTTGTGGGTTGTACATAGTTAATGCAGGCTTGCGGGCATAGtcccagggttgttgtggtgCTTTTACACCTCCTGTTGTATTACCCTGGTACTTAATACCACACATACAGACCTGTGGGAAAATTCTGGGCTGcttcagggaagatgggagtggTGAGGTTTATTGGACAGAAGCTCCCAAGATGCACCTTGCTGGTTCAGTCGCTGGCGTTTGGCCTAATCTCACTTGCAGTGCCTgtgagaggataaaatggaggtaaTCCTTATAGGTGCTGCTTTTGCAGAGGAATGAAAATATTATAATGATAATTATGTACCCATTTATGGATGAGCGGGCACCTGGGGCTTATTCAGACCCATATTGTTATGATCCGTTACCGGATTGTGAGGTTGTGTTTATTAAGTTGTGTGCCTTACTTCATAAAAAAGCACATCTGAAAGAAAGAGGGgaatggaatgtgtgtgtgtgtgtgtgtgtgtgtgtgtgtgtgtgaggagggtGTCTTTGTGCTACATCAGTGACATTTCAAACAGAGAAGCCAAAGAGCAATCTCCTAAATGGCTGTGTGGAGCTTTTGACGTCTGGGTTTTGAAAAGCAGCGTGCCACAGAAGAGAAAGAGCCATCTGGGTAAGGTCATAAGTGTATTGAAAATGGCATGGGCGGGAAGTGAGTAGGCGTCGAGCTTCatccatctccagttaaaaacaaaagcctaAAGTAGCTTCAGTATGTATTTACACAAGGAGAACTTGGCCGGGTTGGGTCTAGAAGGGTAGTAAGGAAGAAGACTAGTTTCAGTCAAAGAACACCACCCACTTCtacaggttttttcccccttaaaaaagaaattaataggACTGAGTCTAAGCAACAGCCAAGCAGAAAATTCTTTGGAGATTCTGGGGGTGGTTAGAGGGTGCAAAACTCCTCCCTTGGCTTAAACAAAAAATGCAACCCTAAATGACTTTCAGCTTCATTCTTCTGCAGCTTCATTCTTCTTGCCCAGGTGATGGGGACTCTATTTCCTCAGGCGCTGCACTTTGCAGCACAGGAAGGCTTAAGGGCAACTCCATGTTTCCTGGGCAGTGAGGTAGTTCCCCCAcacttacatatacagtggtacctcaggttaagaagttaatttgttctggaggtccgttcttaacctgaaactgttcttaacctgaagtaccacattagctaatggggcctcctgctgtcaccacgcgatttctgttctcatcctgaagcaaagttcttaacgtgaggtactatttatgggttagcggagtctgtaacctgaagcgtctgtaacccaaggtaccaccgtacagtaTTTCATTCACCAAAAAGCAACATTTTAGCACCAGAGCATCTAGCTCAATTATGCAAAGttttacaacagcaacaaaaccctTAGCTTGCAGTTTTGTGCTCTCTACTGCTAGTTGCAGCAGGAATTTCTGCACGTATACAAATTGCTGGTGGCAAGCAGCAATCATCCCTTATAGAGCAGGTAACTGGAAAAGTTTAACTATTTTCTGGACCTCCCCGCGGTGCGGGGCTTTTCAAATCCACGACTGGCAGCGTGACATGCCCCACACTTCGGTTTTCAGCCTGAAAGACAGCACTGTCCACACAGTCCTTTTGCTAAAGCAAGGTTGGGGGATCTTTTTCAGTGCCATGTTCCATTCTGAGTAACCTTccaaggggcaggggagggagcAAACGAGAGCAGAGCAGCAACTGTTAATTGACTCAGGCAGCGCTCCCTTAGCAAGCAAGGCCTATTCTCAGTTCACGGACACATTCTAGTTCCAGGAGGAGGCGAAGCAGGGTTGTTGAGTGGTGTGGTGTGGCCTGGAGACAAGAGGTGGCTGCGGAGAGTTCTGAAAGCCAGTCAGAGAGGCCTGGCGCGCTGCCCTGCTCAGGTTCCCCATTGCCTGATTTTTAACTATCCGGATAGTCAACAATTCTGCGGCTACACTCATTCCACATTTGGCTGTTTTTGAGGttctcttccctcccactttCTCTGAAGCTTGCATTGTACTTCCATAAACCTCTGGGTTCCCCCAGGCTGGCTGACATCTcccttttgtgtgtgcatgggagcattttggctacataaacaaTGGTACTGAAAGCCTGAATGTTGTAAATAAAGGGAATGATGGCAAGGGCCTTTTAAGGCAGGGTTTCTAGGAGCGATTGAGCCTAGGTACAAACCTGACTGTTCTAGACTCTTTGAGCCTAGGTACAAACTTGACTGTTCtagactctttgttgttgttgttgttgaaatcaCTGGGTTTGGCTTTACTTCAAACTTTTTTTATAGAATTGCAGTTCTGAGCAGCTCCCTTAAACTGGGGAGGACTAAATGCAGCTGTTCAGAGATCTGCCATTTATTACAGTTCAGTATGTTGGTAGGAACTGCTGGAAGATCTCTTTCATTTTTGTGGGTGGAAAAATGAACGGAAAAAGAGCCACATAGAGATCTTTCAGAACTACATAGTCGGAATGAAGTACACATCCTACGCCAACGTTTTAGTCTGCACTAGTAAAGGACCATTATATCACTGAATAGCCCTCCCTACATTGGCAACCCCTGAAGTGTTGCTGGAAAGGAGCTCATAAAGGATAATCTCCTTGACACATTAGCATAATGTTGTCGTTTTTtggtggtggggggaggaaaTAGATTGGTCAGCTTAATTCACTATGTTATGTTTTGGAACAGTTTCTATTACAAACCACCCCAATCGCCGCTAAGCAATAGCAAGAGAttcccggtgtgtgtgtgtgtatgtgtttgaatacttaaccagggtttgtgtttccttgttGTGTCCTGCACCCATGCCTTTCCCTGATTGCTAATTATGTGAGGGTGAGCGGCTGTTGGGGAATCAAACCATctttaaattaaaacacagttCACGAGCTGAGAAGCACCTAAGAGTACTGCTAATTAATCCTTTCGGCAACAATTTCTGAAACTGCTTTCCTAGAATATATTCCAGTTTCTCGGCTATTAATCTCACCGTCTACAGCCAGTCACTTCCCCTAGTCATGCTTATCCCAGCTTCTTTTAACGGGTAGCCAGCGCTGTGGTCTCTCTCGGGGCAGCTTTGCGAGAGCATCTGCTGCCAGTGCCCTTTGACATGTTCTCCAGCAAACATGTAGCCCTGTGTCCTTTTTTAAGGAAGCATCTCTCTCAGCTCCATCTGAGGCCTTGTATAAGCCACAGCCGTGATTAAAAATGCACTGATGCTTTGCAGGGGAATTACTTGCCAGCCGAGCAGGATTAGCGCGGTACGAAGGTTGCAGAAAAGGACCCGTTTCCTCAGCCCACGTTTCACCGCTGTGTGGGCGGGAAGAGCTTTCCAAGGTTGTCAAGCTGCCTGTTATCTTCTGGTgcagaggaaaaaaaaaacacacatagtgCTGGCCCTGGCATAGTTGGGCAGCATTGCTTGTAGAAGAAATGCAGTTGAAATGAGTTTGCAAAGAGGCAGGTAGAAGAGGGCAGGAGCTCCTGTAGCtcagctgtagctcagcagtagaacacctgctttgcatgcagaagaccctagattcaatccctggcatctcgaGGAAGGGCTAGAGAACCACTGctggtcattgtagacaatatggagctagagaGACCATTGTAGATAATATGGAGCTAGAGAGACAAATGTCTCTctagtacaaggcagcttcccatgaagaagaagaagagatttggatttgatatcccgctttatcactaccctaaggagtctcaaagtggctcacaatctcctttcccttcctcccccacaacaaacactctgtgaggtgagtgaggctgaaagacttcagagaagtgtgactagcccaaggtcacccagcagctgcatgtggaggagcagggaagtgaactcggttcaccagattacgagtccaccgctcttaaccactacaccacactggctccttgaATGAACTGGTCCCCTGCTCCCTTGCATTTGGAAGTGGAATGAGCAGTGACACCCATGTATGGATGTTGTTCCTCTGTACTCAATTGTATACACATCCTCATGCAAGGGAATTATTATCgttgttattgctgctgctgctgctgctgcagtttatataccaccctttatcaaaagatccctgGCAgtgtacagcattaaaaacacattacagaacatcgatgataaaataataatagaaagcatACTGTcagacagcctaataataaaataatcatcataataacagcCGTCTCCCCTCACCCGCCTactttcacaggccatagattatttaatagccataggcctgggtaaagaggaatgtttttgcctggcccctaaagacatgtaatgatggccagccaggcgagcctctctggagagagcattccacaatcggggagccaccacagaaaaggcccactctcttgttgccaccctctgaacctctctgggatgggggacatagagaagggcctcagatgacaagcacAGGGCCTTGGCTGGGTTTGTACCAGCACTTTGaagtgggcctggaaactaatcagCAGTTGCACCAGGATTGGAGTTACATGCTCAAATGATGTCCTAGTTACTTTGGCAATAGAAACAAAGGTGCCCTCTTTCCCTGCCCCAAACAGAGAGGATTGGAAAAACATTGGCAGTAAatggacaccccccccaaaaaaagtgtaaAGGGGTGCTAAGCAATGTGAACATCTGCTGTGCAATATTCCGTGCAACAACACTAAAAGAGATGTTATTTGTGACAGAGATAAAACAGCCCTCAGTGACATCTATCATCTTTATATAAAAATGCTTTGGCCCGGATGAATTATCAAGTAATTATTCTGATTATGAGAGCTCATGAGCGGTGTGTTTCATCAGTGCAAAGCATGGGTTTTGCCTTTCTTGTACTATATATTGCTAGCTTTGATGCATGGATATGTTGTACGCCGCCGTACAAGCATGCTACCTCTGGCTATTTATGTGTAGCAACAGCTCATTGTGTTATGCGTTGTGACACAGCTGCCAtccttgcccacctagcagtttacCTCtgcactaaaaacaacaacctggtaATAGTGGGAATGAACCtgagctgctgttgttttttatttgttaaatttgtatacctacCTGTACGtgtagatctcagggttgtgCATGGGTAGACCTGTATTAACACAACTGGACTGCCTGCCATGTATCGCAGGGGGATATTCTGTATCCTCTTTTGTTTGGAAGATGTTGGGAAAATAAAATTCCAGCTAACCTTGCTGGGAAGAAGcccttttgttttaaatgaatcaTTCACAAAGTATACTCATCTCTATATGTGGCTCTCTGAGGGCTAAATGTTGTCATCAGATATGCACGCAGtctcattttaatgcacatttcttATGTGCAAGTGGGGTAACATTCTTGATCGCTCTCACAGCACCCTGTCGGAAATCTCACTGTCCCTGCCCAGCCGGGTCCCAGTACTGTGTGATATGTGGCTGATGATCATTAATGATGCTCCTGTTGGAGAAGGATGTGCTTCTTTCTGTGATCTGTGAGCGCACAGAGCTGTGATGTGCACAAAGGTCCCCTCCCATATTACTTTCGCTGCAGAAGGCTGCTCTGCTTACACAAGGcaatttgtgtgtatatatatttctttgtTCGTTCcgaatatttatatcccgctgtTCAGCATGCAAGATGACCCCACAGTGGGTTGCCAGTAAAATACCTAACCCAAAAACCCAACCCGCAAGGAACACATCAACAAActctaaaaatataaaatagcagCAAGATAAATAAATTACACAGCAGCAGGTATAGAGGCCAATAAATCACCCACAGGGCTGTGCAAATAAATAAGTGTTTAATTGATGCCAGCAACTTAAGAGTTGGCATTGTTTGGGTTTAAGAGGGAAGTTGAGGTGCCTGAGAATACCTTTTCCCTTGTCACTGTCTCAttggaggaagaagagagacCATCAAATGAGCAGCGCTTTCTGTGAAAGCGGATGGGAGAGCCTAGTCTCATTTGAGTAATTTGTAATAGGACTGGAATCCCTCAGAGCAGATCCAGTCACCTGAACAGACCATGAAATAGGCCCGTTCTGCTTTAGAGTGTCTTGGGAAGGAAAGAtatctacaacttccatcaaccctatCTAGCAGAACCCGTGGTCAGGGaagttgggaactgtagtccagaaacacctAGAGGCGCAAGTTTGGGAGACACTGCCTTAGTTCCCTCCCCTGAAGCCAAAGTGAAATTGAAATGACCACCTGTTCGTCTCCTGCCTAGCTGTGCCTCTTATTCCCACAACTCCATTCTCTTTAGAGTCTGCAGTTCTTAGCCATTGGGAACatgggagaaagagaaggaagttgGCCTCAGAGGTActataaaaggaaaaagagagcacAGCACCAGGTTGCCACATGTGTACATATGTGTACAAGTTTTGCTTACAGTCCCATTCAGCGCACCCATTCCCTCCCATCAAGAGAGGCTGAGTGTGAGCAGAACACAAACctatatgctttccattttttctGCAACCATTAATCTTCCCAAACCTGGATTCTCACCTAAAACCTATTAAACGTCATATGAAAGAAAGCTATGGCAACTGGGGGGTGGGCGGGTATCTGCTGGTGTGAATGGAGGCTGCCTGAgcatgcatatatgtgtgtgtgttttaaaaagcatGGGTTCGTTTATGTAAAGCACCGTGGGTGGAAACAGCTATATAAAGAAAACGATTATAGCAAAATGCTCTAGTATTGTATCCTTGAAGATGGGAACGGCTTGGTAGTTGCATTGTGGAAAGAGCTGTGGGAATCCACAGTTCACACCACGAAGGATGAAAACATGTTACCGGTCTTAGAAAATGAAGCTGCCGCAAACTTGGTTTTAAATGTAACTGTCAATAGGCCCTGTGTGCTGGGAAGGGACCATAGAAGTGTACAAAGAGTTCCAAGGGTTGTATGAATGAACTTAGTCCATAGCAGCCCCCCATGCCACAGTTGTTTCTGGTCATGTGACAGGCTGCTGTTGAAAGGGAAAGAGTTCAACACATCCCACTGGGCGAGCTGAGCTGTAGCCCTTAGGCTATCCCAAAATAGCCCTTTGGATCCCTGGTGTCTGATTCTGTAACTCATCAACCTTCTCTTGAGTCTGGTCAAGTCTGAGTCTGGTTCAGTCATTCCTGTCAAACTATAGCTTGGTCATCAGGAACATGTTGTATAGACTtgcatcctgggggtgggggaggaaagacCCTCTTGCACTTTCTGCTTCATAAATGAATATAGTTTGACATGAGGTCTGAATCGGGTAACCAATCACCATTGTTTTCCCCCAAACCAGAAATGGAAAgcacttcaaaccatggttctGATCCTGGTTTGGAAGCCAACTATAGCCAGTTACAACCATAGTTACTGGTCTGTCATGAAGGTAACAGCAAACTGTGGTTTACCCTGAACCAAGGATGTGCAGGAGGGCATTATTACAGACTGATGCTTACTCTAGTAGGCTAGTGACTTGTTCACGAAATGAAGGTTGGCTTTCCTTTTAAGATGAAGGGTTCGCCAATCCTCACATGGCAAACCAAGCTCTAAATAAACTATTCATAGTTTCCCAGCTGGTGTCCAGGAAGTTGGGAGTCTAACCAACCACATGACTGTTTACATCCAATATATTACCAGCCTGGTTAAAAAAGGAATGGACATGTGCAGAGGAAAGGCGCATGATTTCCCCACTGCATGCTTGGTATCAAAACTGTGGGTCAGCCATAACATCTCAACTGGGCCATGGGCAGGTCAGATTTTGTAGGAGCTGTCCGATGAGTGCAAATAGACATTCAAACTGGGGAGCAGAGGCAGGGGTCTTGGAGAAGGCAGGTATTGGAGAAGGAAGATTAATAGCATGGAAAATGCTCGAGGAAGATCTGAAATAACGCTGCTCACATGAGAAGACCCATCGGGATTTGCACCTTTTGGATGACAGAACAACTGTTATTGTTGAAGCATATATTTCAATGGTGAATAATATTGACAGCCACTGGGTCTGACTTTCTTACAGTGCCTGAAACAGTATGTGGAGATTTTGATCAAGGAAGGCTTAGAAACAGCCATTAGCTGCCCTGACGCCTCCTGCCCGAAGCGAGGTCATCTTCAAGAAAATGAAGTATGTTTCCTGACATGAATTTTCTTACGTAAAAGTTCAGCTCAGTTGTTATTGCAGATATTTGTGCGTGTTGCCGTTATGTAACTTCTGCTCCAAGCTCATTGTCTATCTTTGCCTGTTATCCCTTTAGTTATCGCTATCATTAATCGGATGCTTGTATCTCTCTctcgttccctctctctctttaaaacagATTGAGTGTATGGTTGCATCAGAAATCATGCAGAAGTATAAGAAGCTACAGTTTGAAAGAGGTATACAGCAGACATCCCAGGTGGCCCCAAACtgggggttgtagccaactaaattccactcacagtagacccactgaaattaatgtgcccatgttcattaacttcaaaGGGTCATCTCTGAGCATGACTAACAGTGGATTCAATCTCGTGTGTGGAAAATACATTTCCAAACCATGAGGAAGAggcgctttatttttattttttttaaccatgcGGGATAGCTCCCCACGGAAATTTGAAATGTGCTGTCAATATTGTATTTCCAACAGATGTTAAAAACTTACCTGTTCATCCAGGCATTTATTGATTTTGATTACATTCATTACCACCTATTGTAGACTCTGTTTTAATGAGGCTACAGATACTATTTAACGAggttcttatttatttttcttatgtcTTCGTTATATGGTTGTACATCACTTGGAACATTTATAAACAAAtggtatttaaatttatttatttattaaacttcctGCTTCCCGTTGATATTCCACAGCCATACCAAAGAATAAGATATTGGATATGATCAGGAATTGGCATTCCACTGTGTGTGGCTTGATTCAAGAAGAATTCTGCATCTTAAAAACTTGCCTTATGCTTGAGTCAAGCCATTGTCTTCCAAGGACAGGGATTTTCCAGCCCTACATTGAGATGCTGTGGAACTGAACCCATGCAAAAGCATATTATATACATGCTCcttcactgagctgtggccttttCCCAACTGCAGTTTGTTTCCCCCATAGAAGTGCTTTTGGATCCTTGTCGGACTTGGTGCCCATCCTCTTCCTGCCAAGCGGTTTGTCAGCTTCAGGAATCAGGCCCCCAGAACCCACAGCTGGTACAATGCAAATCTTGCGACATAGAATTTTGCTCGGCGTGCAAATCCAATTGGCATCCGGGACAAGGCTGTCAAGAAAATATGCCAATCAGCTACCTTCCAGGGGAAACAAGGTATAGAACTGTGCATTACCAATTGACCTTGGCATAATTCTTAACACATTAACAGCTTCGCTCagcagttttttttgttttgttttaaaaaagactgaTTTTCATTGTGATAGCCTCAGGTGTCTCCTTATTCACCTGTTATTTGAAGCCGTTTCTCCCTCCCATCACAAGACTGAAGCAGAAAAAGCCCAACTCTGGCAGATAGATTGCCCTACTTCTGAAACCAGGTATATGCTAGGAATTCCTCAAGGTTCTGGAAGTTTTAGGATGTCACCTTGTCAATGTGGGTTACCTTTTGGACTGTGGCTCTATGCCCTGCTGTTTGGTAAGAAGTCCATGTTCTGATGGAAATATTCCATACCATGGCTTTATCAGCACACCTGTGTTACTCAGTTTCCCTGTGGAATTCTAATGCTGCTGATCAGCATGAAAAAAAGTCATGGAGCTGTCCACCATCTCAAGTAACATTGGAAGGAGCCCATAATTGTGTGCACAACTTAGCTCCCCGCCCCCAATTCCTAGGTTTATACAAATCAATTTTATACAAGCAATACTGGCAGATGTATTGTTAGTCAACCTGACTTATTTGAGGTTTGTAGAAGCTATTAAAACTGAATGATAAAGATGAAGGATGTGTAGTTTCAGTGGAAACGAAAACCTGCCTTTGGTCTTGTGGCTGTGTGACAAATCCATGCAGACATAGGAAGAGCTTCAGTCTGCAAAAGGGTCAGAGTGTTTTAagaaatgcagtttttaaaaaccaagaGCATTTTGTCAAGAATGAGCCAGTTCCaagcgaaggtttgcagccaactgcagaaagcagccaggaacagagaggcttagatcagtggtggccaaacgctgccctctagctgtttgtgggatacagttcccatcatccctgaccgctggtcctattagctaggggtgatgggagttgtagtccaaaaacagctggaggggctgagtttggccaccactggctcATATTGTACTTAGGCTGGGCAAAAACCATAGCAGACAAGGGTAACTCTTCCGAACATTGGAATGTTGGTTGCCAAGGGAACGACAGAGCGGGGTGGAACATAGCCAAAGCTCTCAAAAAGCTCAAACAGCTGCAAACAGAGACGGAAGCAGTCTGTCAGAACGGGAAGAGATTGGAGCTGATCCAATCTCTCCTAAAAGTTGtcaaatgggagggctgctagacaggaaACAAAATGAGACAAGGTAtgaaagttcaatatcttctgtagaaaccggaaggagtcttcagaagggtcatcttgattgatgatgctttgttagagccgtccggagctatctgtttgtttttgtaataaaTTCTCCTTTTTAATTAACAACACTTACCGTGTTACCAAGCCGGGAACCTGGACTTGCGACACATTTCTCCCATAAAATTTCCAAAATATCTCTTCCAGCTCTGCTTATAAAATGGAAGAAGATGATGCACCAATCAAACGCTGCCCGAAATGCAAAGTTTACATTGAACGGGACGAAGGCTGTGCCCAAATGATGTGCAAAAACTGTAAACATGCCTTTTGCTGGTACTGTTTGGAATCACTTGACGTAAGTATACGTAGTTGAGTAAGATTGGAAGATGAAATTCCTTGATTCTATCCCTGTAATAAATTCCTGTTAATAAAGCATTCAAAATGTCCATTGATATAATATTCAAAAACTGTAAAGGGAAGCATTGAAATGTTACAAGTCCCAGAAAGTTAGGTTGCCTCTGTAGACATAAATACAGAGACATAAATACAGACTGTGGCATACATTTAGCTGTACTGCAGCAAACAATTAGCAAGATACTATTGCATGAACTAACATTGTTACAAAAAATTAGAGTTTGTATATATTTATGGCATAAAAAGCCCCATCATCTGGGACAGAAGTGACATTTAGGTTGGAGTTACTTTGGCCATATCAGAGTTTAGGCTTTGGCTTAGCTGCTGTTGAAA is from Podarcis raffonei isolate rPodRaf1 chromosome 3, rPodRaf1.pri, whole genome shotgun sequence and encodes:
- the RNF144A gene encoding E3 ubiquitin-protein ligase RNF144A is translated as MTAARYRPTWDLVLDPLMSCKLCLGEFPVEQMTTIAQCQCIFCTLCLKQYVEILIKEGLETAISCPDASCPKRGHLQENEIECMVASEIMQKYKKLQFEREVLLDPCRTWCPSSSCQAVCQLQESGPQNPQLVQCKSCDIEFCSACKSNWHPGQGCQENMPISYLPGETSSAYKMEEDDAPIKRCPKCKVYIERDEGCAQMMCKNCKHAFCWYCLESLDDDFLLIHYDKGPCRNKLGHSRASVIWHRTQVVGIFAGFGLLLLVASPFLLLATPFVLCCKCKCSKGDDDPLPT